A genomic region of Thunnus maccoyii chromosome 13, fThuMac1.1, whole genome shotgun sequence contains the following coding sequences:
- the npas2 gene encoding neuronal PAS domain-containing protein 2 isoform X3, with protein sequence MDNLSDFGGPCPSTRREWDTNSCVEDLMDEDEKDRAKRASRNKSEKKRRDQFNVLIKELCTMLQGQGHPRKMDKSTILQRTIDFLQKQKDITAQNETCDVRQDWKPSFLSNEEFTQLMLEALDGFLVALTTDGNIIYVSDSVSSLIGHLPSDMVDQNILNFLPEREHGEVYKLLSSHMLMTDPIAADFLDNETHIEFCCHLARGNIDPKEPPVYEYVKFVGDFKFHNNVPTSSCNGLELTLPRSLQSSLEEQVCLIATVRLVTPQFLKDLCNVEDTCDEFTSRHSLEWKFLFLDHRASPIIGYLPFEVLGTSGYDYYHVDDLELIAQCHKQLMQFGKGKSCYYRFLTKGQQWIWLRTHYYITYHQWNSKPEFIVCTHTVVSYAEVRAERRRAFGLEELSPPEIAPSSVKAQELYLDICSTLDPPRDRNSGARSVSSHSSRKSSHTALSDSASANSYTEACTPSWQSASIGTEKTAARLQPSSSKNLAQRQNSFDLVPQLSLPLSPTCSKHSAMQQQQQQQQQQQQQQQSSVYQLQQPQLGVMNQLKEQLEERTRILQADIKTQQQELHDIKEKLHLANLQMLLQQPIHNDFGQAQQPQQPQQQGPGRPAQQSQSGVIRQLSGHPKPPSCGAHSSSPHSLLRENSSPSTQVQQRIARSGQVQSVSLPVQTNTSLTMPFYSNPMMFSQTNTRPLQDANQRHTDSEFNQDGQLRYTLDQQIIAPSFSMQQVNCNAVLVPSPVFTSPIMIPHNSFITHQSQSAYHTQPQASQHSLQLQQPQQFFQMTQGLVHSGPTPAFLHTTNVPQQSTVGYIQQQPQTQQLQQAPQPQQQQRQYQHSQNQTGSVSDFRNMLTR encoded by the exons ATGGACAACCTTTCTGACTTCGGTGGCCCCTGTCCGTCCACCCGCAGGGAATGGGA CACCAACAGCTGCGTGGAAGATTTAATGGATGAAGATGAGAAAGACAGGGCAAAAAG GGCATCCCGTAACAAATcggaaaagaaaagaagagaccAATTCAATGTGCTCATCAAGGAGCTATGCACCATGCTGCAGGGTCAAGGCCATCCGCGCAAGATGGACAAATCCACCATATTGCAGAGAACCATTGACTTCttgcagaaacagaaag ATATCACTGCACAGAATGAAACTTGTGATGTGAGACAAGACTGGAAGCCTTCATTCCTCAGTAACGAGGAGTTCACTCAGCTAATGCTAGAG GCCCTAGATGGTTTCTTGGTAGCATTAACAACAGATGGAAACATCATATATGTATCTGACAGTGTGTCTTCACTTATTGGCCATTTACCG TCAGATATGGTGGACCAAAATATCTTGAATTTCCTCCCGGAGCGTGAACACGGGGAGGTGTATAAGCTGCTATCATCCCACATGCTGATGACTGACCCCATTGCTGCTGACTTCCTTGACA ATGAGACCCATATTGAATTTTGCTGTCATCTAGCAAGAGGTAACATTGACCCAAAGGAGCCGCCTGTATATGAGTATGTCAAGTTTGTCGGAGATTTCAAGTTTCATAACAATG TGCCTACATCTTCTTGTAACGGGCTTGAGTTGACGTTACCAAGAAGCCTGCAGTCATCGCTGGAGGAGCAGGTCTGCCTCATAGCTACTGTACGATTAGTCACTCCACAGTTTCTAAAG gATTTGTGTAACGTGGAAGATACCTGTGACGAATTCACATCCAGACACAGCCTTGAATGGAAGTTCCTGTTTTTAGATCACAG AGCTTCACCAATCATCGGCTATTTACCCTTTGAGGTTCTTGGAACTTCTGGCTATGATTACTATCATGTGGATGACCTGGAGCTTATCGCTCAGTGTCACAAGCAAC tAATGCAGTTTGGAAAGGGTAAATCCTGCTACTATCGCTTTCTGACCAAAGGCCAGCAGTGGATCTGGTTGCGGACGCACTACTACATCACTTACCACCAGTGGAACTCCAAACCTGAGTTCATCGTCTGTACTCACACTGTCGTCAg TTATGCTGAAGTGCGAGCTGAAAGGAGGAGAGCGTTCGGCCTTGAGGAGTTGTCGCCACCTGAGATAGCTCCCTCCTCTGTGAAG GCTCAGGAGCTGTACTTGGACATCTGTTCCACACTAGACCCTCCACGGGACAGAAACAGCGGCGCACGTTCTGTATCCTCCCACAGCTCCCGGAAGTCCTCCCACACAGCGCTGTCAGACTCTGCAT CAGCTAACTCCTACACTGAGGCCTGCACACCATCATGGCAGTCTGCTTCCATCGGGACAGAGAAGACGGCTGCCAGACTCCAACCCAGCAGTTCCAAG AATTTGGCACAAAGACAAAATTCCTTTGACCTCGTTCCCCAACTGAGCCTCCCCCTTTCTCCTACCTGCAGCAAGCACTCCGCAATG caacaacaacaacagcagcagcagcagcagcagcagcagcagcagtcgtctgtgtatcagctgcagcagccccAGCTCGGTGTAATGAACCAGCTGAAagagcagctggaggagaggaCGCGCATTCTGCAAGCTGACATTAAGACGCAGCAGCAGGAGCTGCATGACATTAAGGAGAAGCTTCACCTTGCTAATCTCCAG aTGTTGTTACAGCAGCCTATCCACAATGACTTCGGTCAGGCGCAGCAGCcccagcagccccagcagcagggtCCAGGCCGGCCGGCCCAGCAGAGCCAGTCAGGGGTCATCAGGCAGCTCTCGGGCCACCCTAAACCACCGTCCTGTGGGGCCCACAGTTCGTCTCCTCACTCACTCCTGAGAGAGAATAGCTCACCCTCAACGCAG GTCCAGCAGAGGATCGCACGGAGCGGGCAGGTGCAGTCAGTGAGTTTACCGGTGCAGACCAACACGAGTTTGACGATGCCCTTCTACAGCAACCCCATGATGTTCTCTCAGACCAACACGAGGCCTCTGCAGGATGCAAACCAAAGACACACGGACAGCGAGTTCAACCAAGATGGACAACTACG ATACACCTTGGATCAGCAGATCATCGCCCCGTCATTCTCCATGCAACAGGTCAACTGCAACGCCGTCCTCGTGCCCTCTCCGGTCTTCACGTCCCCCATCATGATCCCTCACAACAGTTTCATCACGCACCAGTCCCAGTCGGCCTACCACACTCAGCCTCAGGCCTCTCAGCACTCCCTGCAGCTACAGCAGCCCCAGCAGTTCTTTCAG
- the npas2 gene encoding neuronal PAS domain-containing protein 2 isoform X1: MDNLSDFGGPCPSTRREWDTNSCVEDLMDEDEKDRAKRASRNKSEKKRRDQFNVLIKELCTMLQGQGHPRKMDKSTILQRTIDFLQKQKDITAQNETCDVRQDWKPSFLSNEEFTQLMLEALDGFLVALTTDGNIIYVSDSVSSLIGHLPSDMVDQNILNFLPEREHGEVYKLLSSHMLMTDPIAADFLDNETHIEFCCHLARGNIDPKEPPVYEYVKFVGDFKFHNNVPTSSCNGLELTLPRSLQSSLEEQVCLIATVRLVTPQFLKDLCNVEDTCDEFTSRHSLEWKFLFLDHRASPIIGYLPFEVLGTSGYDYYHVDDLELIAQCHKQLMQFGKGKSCYYRFLTKGQQWIWLRTHYYITYHQWNSKPEFIVCTHTVVSYAEVRAERRRAFGLEELSPPEIAPSSVKAQELYLDICSTLDPPRDRNSGARSVSSHSSRKSSHTALSDSASANSYTEACTPSWQSASIGTEKTAARLQPSSSKNLAQRQNSFDLVPQLSLPLSPTCSKHSAMQQQQQQQQQQQQQQQSSVYQLQQPQLGVMNQLKEQLEERTRILQADIKTQQQELHDIKEKLHLANLQMLLQQPIHNDFGQAQQPQQPQQQGPGRPAQQSQSGVIRQLSGHPKPPSCGAHSSSPHSLLRENSSPSTQVQQRIARSGQVQSVSLPVQTNTSLTMPFYSNPMMFSQTNTRPLQDANQRHTDSEFNQDGQLRMLLNQPMQTLVPPSSVTSQPSQCNMGISQTIYTLDQQIIAPSFSMQQVNCNAVLVPSPVFTSPIMIPHNSFITHQSQSAYHTQPQASQHSLQLQQPQQFFQMTQGLVHSGPTPAFLHTTNVPQQSTVGYIQQQPQTQQLQQAPQPQQQQRQYQHSQNQTGSVSDFRNMLTR; the protein is encoded by the exons ATGGACAACCTTTCTGACTTCGGTGGCCCCTGTCCGTCCACCCGCAGGGAATGGGA CACCAACAGCTGCGTGGAAGATTTAATGGATGAAGATGAGAAAGACAGGGCAAAAAG GGCATCCCGTAACAAATcggaaaagaaaagaagagaccAATTCAATGTGCTCATCAAGGAGCTATGCACCATGCTGCAGGGTCAAGGCCATCCGCGCAAGATGGACAAATCCACCATATTGCAGAGAACCATTGACTTCttgcagaaacagaaag ATATCACTGCACAGAATGAAACTTGTGATGTGAGACAAGACTGGAAGCCTTCATTCCTCAGTAACGAGGAGTTCACTCAGCTAATGCTAGAG GCCCTAGATGGTTTCTTGGTAGCATTAACAACAGATGGAAACATCATATATGTATCTGACAGTGTGTCTTCACTTATTGGCCATTTACCG TCAGATATGGTGGACCAAAATATCTTGAATTTCCTCCCGGAGCGTGAACACGGGGAGGTGTATAAGCTGCTATCATCCCACATGCTGATGACTGACCCCATTGCTGCTGACTTCCTTGACA ATGAGACCCATATTGAATTTTGCTGTCATCTAGCAAGAGGTAACATTGACCCAAAGGAGCCGCCTGTATATGAGTATGTCAAGTTTGTCGGAGATTTCAAGTTTCATAACAATG TGCCTACATCTTCTTGTAACGGGCTTGAGTTGACGTTACCAAGAAGCCTGCAGTCATCGCTGGAGGAGCAGGTCTGCCTCATAGCTACTGTACGATTAGTCACTCCACAGTTTCTAAAG gATTTGTGTAACGTGGAAGATACCTGTGACGAATTCACATCCAGACACAGCCTTGAATGGAAGTTCCTGTTTTTAGATCACAG AGCTTCACCAATCATCGGCTATTTACCCTTTGAGGTTCTTGGAACTTCTGGCTATGATTACTATCATGTGGATGACCTGGAGCTTATCGCTCAGTGTCACAAGCAAC tAATGCAGTTTGGAAAGGGTAAATCCTGCTACTATCGCTTTCTGACCAAAGGCCAGCAGTGGATCTGGTTGCGGACGCACTACTACATCACTTACCACCAGTGGAACTCCAAACCTGAGTTCATCGTCTGTACTCACACTGTCGTCAg TTATGCTGAAGTGCGAGCTGAAAGGAGGAGAGCGTTCGGCCTTGAGGAGTTGTCGCCACCTGAGATAGCTCCCTCCTCTGTGAAG GCTCAGGAGCTGTACTTGGACATCTGTTCCACACTAGACCCTCCACGGGACAGAAACAGCGGCGCACGTTCTGTATCCTCCCACAGCTCCCGGAAGTCCTCCCACACAGCGCTGTCAGACTCTGCAT CAGCTAACTCCTACACTGAGGCCTGCACACCATCATGGCAGTCTGCTTCCATCGGGACAGAGAAGACGGCTGCCAGACTCCAACCCAGCAGTTCCAAG AATTTGGCACAAAGACAAAATTCCTTTGACCTCGTTCCCCAACTGAGCCTCCCCCTTTCTCCTACCTGCAGCAAGCACTCCGCAATG caacaacaacaacagcagcagcagcagcagcagcagcagcagcagtcgtctgtgtatcagctgcagcagccccAGCTCGGTGTAATGAACCAGCTGAAagagcagctggaggagaggaCGCGCATTCTGCAAGCTGACATTAAGACGCAGCAGCAGGAGCTGCATGACATTAAGGAGAAGCTTCACCTTGCTAATCTCCAG aTGTTGTTACAGCAGCCTATCCACAATGACTTCGGTCAGGCGCAGCAGCcccagcagccccagcagcagggtCCAGGCCGGCCGGCCCAGCAGAGCCAGTCAGGGGTCATCAGGCAGCTCTCGGGCCACCCTAAACCACCGTCCTGTGGGGCCCACAGTTCGTCTCCTCACTCACTCCTGAGAGAGAATAGCTCACCCTCAACGCAG GTCCAGCAGAGGATCGCACGGAGCGGGCAGGTGCAGTCAGTGAGTTTACCGGTGCAGACCAACACGAGTTTGACGATGCCCTTCTACAGCAACCCCATGATGTTCTCTCAGACCAACACGAGGCCTCTGCAGGATGCAAACCAAAGACACACGGACAGCGAGTTCAACCAAGATGGACAACTACG CATGCTCCTCAACCAGCCAATGCAGACACTGGTTCCCCCTAGCAGTGTAACCTCACAACCGTCCCAGTGCAACATGGGCATTTCCCAAACCAT ATACACCTTGGATCAGCAGATCATCGCCCCGTCATTCTCCATGCAACAGGTCAACTGCAACGCCGTCCTCGTGCCCTCTCCGGTCTTCACGTCCCCCATCATGATCCCTCACAACAGTTTCATCACGCACCAGTCCCAGTCGGCCTACCACACTCAGCCTCAGGCCTCTCAGCACTCCCTGCAGCTACAGCAGCCCCAGCAGTTCTTTCAG
- the npas2 gene encoding neuronal PAS domain-containing protein 2 isoform X2, with protein MDNLSDFGGPCPSTRREWDTNSCVEDLMDEDEKDRAKRASRNKSEKKRRDQFNVLIKELCTMLQGQGHPRKMDKSTILQRTIDFLQKQKDITAQNETCDVRQDWKPSFLSNEEFTQLMLEALDGFLVALTTDGNIIYVSDSVSSLIGHLPSDMVDQNILNFLPEREHGEVYKLLSSHMLMTDPIAADFLDNETHIEFCCHLARGNIDPKEPPVYEYVKFVGDFKFHNNVPTSSCNGLELTLPRSLQSSLEEQVCLIATVRLVTPQFLKDLCNVEDTCDEFTSRHSLEWKFLFLDHRASPIIGYLPFEVLGTSGYDYYHVDDLELIAQCHKQLMQFGKGKSCYYRFLTKGQQWIWLRTHYYITYHQWNSKPEFIVCTHTVVSYAEVRAERRRAFGLEELSPPEIAPSSVKAQELYLDICSTLDPPRDRNSGARSVSSHSSRKSSHTALSDSASNSYTEACTPSWQSASIGTEKTAARLQPSSSKNLAQRQNSFDLVPQLSLPLSPTCSKHSAMQQQQQQQQQQQQQQQSSVYQLQQPQLGVMNQLKEQLEERTRILQADIKTQQQELHDIKEKLHLANLQMLLQQPIHNDFGQAQQPQQPQQQGPGRPAQQSQSGVIRQLSGHPKPPSCGAHSSSPHSLLRENSSPSTQVQQRIARSGQVQSVSLPVQTNTSLTMPFYSNPMMFSQTNTRPLQDANQRHTDSEFNQDGQLRMLLNQPMQTLVPPSSVTSQPSQCNMGISQTIYTLDQQIIAPSFSMQQVNCNAVLVPSPVFTSPIMIPHNSFITHQSQSAYHTQPQASQHSLQLQQPQQFFQMTQGLVHSGPTPAFLHTTNVPQQSTVGYIQQQPQTQQLQQAPQPQQQQRQYQHSQNQTGSVSDFRNMLTR; from the exons ATGGACAACCTTTCTGACTTCGGTGGCCCCTGTCCGTCCACCCGCAGGGAATGGGA CACCAACAGCTGCGTGGAAGATTTAATGGATGAAGATGAGAAAGACAGGGCAAAAAG GGCATCCCGTAACAAATcggaaaagaaaagaagagaccAATTCAATGTGCTCATCAAGGAGCTATGCACCATGCTGCAGGGTCAAGGCCATCCGCGCAAGATGGACAAATCCACCATATTGCAGAGAACCATTGACTTCttgcagaaacagaaag ATATCACTGCACAGAATGAAACTTGTGATGTGAGACAAGACTGGAAGCCTTCATTCCTCAGTAACGAGGAGTTCACTCAGCTAATGCTAGAG GCCCTAGATGGTTTCTTGGTAGCATTAACAACAGATGGAAACATCATATATGTATCTGACAGTGTGTCTTCACTTATTGGCCATTTACCG TCAGATATGGTGGACCAAAATATCTTGAATTTCCTCCCGGAGCGTGAACACGGGGAGGTGTATAAGCTGCTATCATCCCACATGCTGATGACTGACCCCATTGCTGCTGACTTCCTTGACA ATGAGACCCATATTGAATTTTGCTGTCATCTAGCAAGAGGTAACATTGACCCAAAGGAGCCGCCTGTATATGAGTATGTCAAGTTTGTCGGAGATTTCAAGTTTCATAACAATG TGCCTACATCTTCTTGTAACGGGCTTGAGTTGACGTTACCAAGAAGCCTGCAGTCATCGCTGGAGGAGCAGGTCTGCCTCATAGCTACTGTACGATTAGTCACTCCACAGTTTCTAAAG gATTTGTGTAACGTGGAAGATACCTGTGACGAATTCACATCCAGACACAGCCTTGAATGGAAGTTCCTGTTTTTAGATCACAG AGCTTCACCAATCATCGGCTATTTACCCTTTGAGGTTCTTGGAACTTCTGGCTATGATTACTATCATGTGGATGACCTGGAGCTTATCGCTCAGTGTCACAAGCAAC tAATGCAGTTTGGAAAGGGTAAATCCTGCTACTATCGCTTTCTGACCAAAGGCCAGCAGTGGATCTGGTTGCGGACGCACTACTACATCACTTACCACCAGTGGAACTCCAAACCTGAGTTCATCGTCTGTACTCACACTGTCGTCAg TTATGCTGAAGTGCGAGCTGAAAGGAGGAGAGCGTTCGGCCTTGAGGAGTTGTCGCCACCTGAGATAGCTCCCTCCTCTGTGAAG GCTCAGGAGCTGTACTTGGACATCTGTTCCACACTAGACCCTCCACGGGACAGAAACAGCGGCGCACGTTCTGTATCCTCCCACAGCTCCCGGAAGTCCTCCCACACAGCGCTGTCAGACTCTGCAT CTAACTCCTACACTGAGGCCTGCACACCATCATGGCAGTCTGCTTCCATCGGGACAGAGAAGACGGCTGCCAGACTCCAACCCAGCAGTTCCAAG AATTTGGCACAAAGACAAAATTCCTTTGACCTCGTTCCCCAACTGAGCCTCCCCCTTTCTCCTACCTGCAGCAAGCACTCCGCAATG caacaacaacaacagcagcagcagcagcagcagcagcagcagcagtcgtctgtgtatcagctgcagcagccccAGCTCGGTGTAATGAACCAGCTGAAagagcagctggaggagaggaCGCGCATTCTGCAAGCTGACATTAAGACGCAGCAGCAGGAGCTGCATGACATTAAGGAGAAGCTTCACCTTGCTAATCTCCAG aTGTTGTTACAGCAGCCTATCCACAATGACTTCGGTCAGGCGCAGCAGCcccagcagccccagcagcagggtCCAGGCCGGCCGGCCCAGCAGAGCCAGTCAGGGGTCATCAGGCAGCTCTCGGGCCACCCTAAACCACCGTCCTGTGGGGCCCACAGTTCGTCTCCTCACTCACTCCTGAGAGAGAATAGCTCACCCTCAACGCAG GTCCAGCAGAGGATCGCACGGAGCGGGCAGGTGCAGTCAGTGAGTTTACCGGTGCAGACCAACACGAGTTTGACGATGCCCTTCTACAGCAACCCCATGATGTTCTCTCAGACCAACACGAGGCCTCTGCAGGATGCAAACCAAAGACACACGGACAGCGAGTTCAACCAAGATGGACAACTACG CATGCTCCTCAACCAGCCAATGCAGACACTGGTTCCCCCTAGCAGTGTAACCTCACAACCGTCCCAGTGCAACATGGGCATTTCCCAAACCAT ATACACCTTGGATCAGCAGATCATCGCCCCGTCATTCTCCATGCAACAGGTCAACTGCAACGCCGTCCTCGTGCCCTCTCCGGTCTTCACGTCCCCCATCATGATCCCTCACAACAGTTTCATCACGCACCAGTCCCAGTCGGCCTACCACACTCAGCCTCAGGCCTCTCAGCACTCCCTGCAGCTACAGCAGCCCCAGCAGTTCTTTCAG
- the npas2 gene encoding neuronal PAS domain-containing protein 2 isoform X4, with protein MVDQNILNFLPEREHGEVYKLLSSHMLMTDPIAADFLDNETHIEFCCHLARGNIDPKEPPVYEYVKFVGDFKFHNNVPTSSCNGLELTLPRSLQSSLEEQVCLIATVRLVTPQFLKDLCNVEDTCDEFTSRHSLEWKFLFLDHRASPIIGYLPFEVLGTSGYDYYHVDDLELIAQCHKQLMQFGKGKSCYYRFLTKGQQWIWLRTHYYITYHQWNSKPEFIVCTHTVVSYAEVRAERRRAFGLEELSPPEIAPSSVKAQELYLDICSTLDPPRDRNSGARSVSSHSSRKSSHTALSDSASANSYTEACTPSWQSASIGTEKTAARLQPSSSKNLAQRQNSFDLVPQLSLPLSPTCSKHSAMQQQQQQQQQQQQQQQSSVYQLQQPQLGVMNQLKEQLEERTRILQADIKTQQQELHDIKEKLHLANLQMLLQQPIHNDFGQAQQPQQPQQQGPGRPAQQSQSGVIRQLSGHPKPPSCGAHSSSPHSLLRENSSPSTQVQQRIARSGQVQSVSLPVQTNTSLTMPFYSNPMMFSQTNTRPLQDANQRHTDSEFNQDGQLRMLLNQPMQTLVPPSSVTSQPSQCNMGISQTIYTLDQQIIAPSFSMQQVNCNAVLVPSPVFTSPIMIPHNSFITHQSQSAYHTQPQASQHSLQLQQPQQFFQMTQGLVHSGPTPAFLHTTNVPQQSTVGYIQQQPQTQQLQQAPQPQQQQRQYQHSQNQTGSVSDFRNMLTR; from the exons ATGGTGGACCAAAATATCTTGAATTTCCTCCCGGAGCGTGAACACGGGGAGGTGTATAAGCTGCTATCATCCCACATGCTGATGACTGACCCCATTGCTGCTGACTTCCTTGACA ATGAGACCCATATTGAATTTTGCTGTCATCTAGCAAGAGGTAACATTGACCCAAAGGAGCCGCCTGTATATGAGTATGTCAAGTTTGTCGGAGATTTCAAGTTTCATAACAATG TGCCTACATCTTCTTGTAACGGGCTTGAGTTGACGTTACCAAGAAGCCTGCAGTCATCGCTGGAGGAGCAGGTCTGCCTCATAGCTACTGTACGATTAGTCACTCCACAGTTTCTAAAG gATTTGTGTAACGTGGAAGATACCTGTGACGAATTCACATCCAGACACAGCCTTGAATGGAAGTTCCTGTTTTTAGATCACAG AGCTTCACCAATCATCGGCTATTTACCCTTTGAGGTTCTTGGAACTTCTGGCTATGATTACTATCATGTGGATGACCTGGAGCTTATCGCTCAGTGTCACAAGCAAC tAATGCAGTTTGGAAAGGGTAAATCCTGCTACTATCGCTTTCTGACCAAAGGCCAGCAGTGGATCTGGTTGCGGACGCACTACTACATCACTTACCACCAGTGGAACTCCAAACCTGAGTTCATCGTCTGTACTCACACTGTCGTCAg TTATGCTGAAGTGCGAGCTGAAAGGAGGAGAGCGTTCGGCCTTGAGGAGTTGTCGCCACCTGAGATAGCTCCCTCCTCTGTGAAG GCTCAGGAGCTGTACTTGGACATCTGTTCCACACTAGACCCTCCACGGGACAGAAACAGCGGCGCACGTTCTGTATCCTCCCACAGCTCCCGGAAGTCCTCCCACACAGCGCTGTCAGACTCTGCAT CAGCTAACTCCTACACTGAGGCCTGCACACCATCATGGCAGTCTGCTTCCATCGGGACAGAGAAGACGGCTGCCAGACTCCAACCCAGCAGTTCCAAG AATTTGGCACAAAGACAAAATTCCTTTGACCTCGTTCCCCAACTGAGCCTCCCCCTTTCTCCTACCTGCAGCAAGCACTCCGCAATG caacaacaacaacagcagcagcagcagcagcagcagcagcagcagtcgtctgtgtatcagctgcagcagccccAGCTCGGTGTAATGAACCAGCTGAAagagcagctggaggagaggaCGCGCATTCTGCAAGCTGACATTAAGACGCAGCAGCAGGAGCTGCATGACATTAAGGAGAAGCTTCACCTTGCTAATCTCCAG aTGTTGTTACAGCAGCCTATCCACAATGACTTCGGTCAGGCGCAGCAGCcccagcagccccagcagcagggtCCAGGCCGGCCGGCCCAGCAGAGCCAGTCAGGGGTCATCAGGCAGCTCTCGGGCCACCCTAAACCACCGTCCTGTGGGGCCCACAGTTCGTCTCCTCACTCACTCCTGAGAGAGAATAGCTCACCCTCAACGCAG GTCCAGCAGAGGATCGCACGGAGCGGGCAGGTGCAGTCAGTGAGTTTACCGGTGCAGACCAACACGAGTTTGACGATGCCCTTCTACAGCAACCCCATGATGTTCTCTCAGACCAACACGAGGCCTCTGCAGGATGCAAACCAAAGACACACGGACAGCGAGTTCAACCAAGATGGACAACTACG CATGCTCCTCAACCAGCCAATGCAGACACTGGTTCCCCCTAGCAGTGTAACCTCACAACCGTCCCAGTGCAACATGGGCATTTCCCAAACCAT ATACACCTTGGATCAGCAGATCATCGCCCCGTCATTCTCCATGCAACAGGTCAACTGCAACGCCGTCCTCGTGCCCTCTCCGGTCTTCACGTCCCCCATCATGATCCCTCACAACAGTTTCATCACGCACCAGTCCCAGTCGGCCTACCACACTCAGCCTCAGGCCTCTCAGCACTCCCTGCAGCTACAGCAGCCCCAGCAGTTCTTTCAG